The window TTCTCGAAGGCAGCGAGAATGCCGTACAAGCGCTGGCCTCCGATCCCTCCGGACAATGGCTCGCTTCAGGCGGCGCTGACCGGATTGTCCGGCTCTGGAATCTCGAAACCCGCGACGTGCGGCGTGTCTATCGCAGCAATGCCGATTTCATTTCGGCGCTGGCATTCTCTGGCGATGGCGGCAGCATCGCGAGCGGCGCTCTCGACGGCGCGGTGAAGATGCTCTCGACGGCAAACAACCGCACCCAGCGTCAGCTTGACCGGCATCCCGGTTCGGTGACGGCGGTTGCGTTCTCGGCGCCGCAGGATTTGCTGGCGTCAGCTTCAGAAGACGGGCTCGTGCGACTGAGGAGCCTGAAACGTCCGCGCACAGTCATCAAGCTGCCCGGTACCAATGTTGGCGCGGAATCCATCGCATTCACCAATGACGGACACACTCTCTTAACGGGTGGACGCGACGGTGTTCTCCGCTTCTGGACGCTGCCCGACGCGCTGGTCGCGCAAAGCAATTGATGGCAATGTCACAGCGGTGCTGTGTAGCCTCGACGTCAATTCACTGTAGCTGCATGATGCCCTGGTAAAAATTGGAGCCGCCTAAAGGGGTTCGCAAATGGACGTCGATGCTGTCCTGTTGGCTCGGATACAGTTCGCCTTTACCATTACGTTTCACATTATTTTTCCCAGCCTATCGATCGGGCTCGCGGCATTCATCGCCACGCTGCTCGTTCGCTGGCGAATGAATGGTCAAGAACACCTGCGGCGTCTTGCGCGGTTCTGGACGAAAATCTTTGCCGTCTCTTTCGCGATGGGCGTCGTGTCGGGGATCGTGCTGTCCTATCAGATCGGCACCAACTGGGCGAATTTCTCGGTCGTAGCCGGTAACATCGTCGGCCCGCTGATGGGCTATGAAGTGCTGACCGCGTTCTTTCTCGAAGCGACATTCCTCGGCATCATGCTTTTTGGCTGGGATCGCGTCTCGCCAAACCTGCACGTTGCTTCGGCCGTTCTCGTAGCGGTTGGAACGTCGATGTCGGCATTCTGGATTCTATCCGCGAACAGCTGGATGCAGACCCCGGCCGGATTCGAAATGCGGGACGGCATCGCTGTGCCGATCGACTGGTTCAAAGTCATCTTCAATCCCAGTTTCCCCTATCGCTTCGCGCATATGTTCACGGCCGCTTACCTGACGACCTCGCTTGTCGTGCTGGCTGTTGGCGCGCGCTATATCGTTGCCGGCCGCTTTCTCGAAGAAGCCAAGACGATGATCCGCATGGGCCTTGGCATGGTTGCGATCCTCGCACCGCTGCAGCTCGTCATCGGCGACGCGCACGGCCTCAACACCGCTGAGCATCAGCCGGTGAAGGTTGCGGCGATGGAAGCCCATTGGGATGGCAGCAAGCCTGCCGATCTCATTCTATTTGCCTGGCCGGACGCCAAGGCGGAGAAGAACCATTTCGAGATTTCCATTCCGCGTCTCGCAAGCGTCATCATCAAGCATGACCCGGATGGACTTTTCAAAGGCCTGAAGGATTTTCCGGCTGATGAACGGCCGCCGCTTCTACCCGTCTTCTTTGCGTTCCGGGTGATGGTCGGCATCGGACTTTTGATGATCGGCATCGGCGTCGTTGGCGCGTTCCTTTGGTGGCGCAAACGCCTGTTCGAATCAACGTGGTTCTTGAAACCCGTTGCGTACGCTTGGCCGCTTGGGTTCATCGCCATTGTTGCGGGCTGGTGGGTTACGGAGACGGGACGGCAACCGTATCTCGTCTATGGCATCCTGCGAACAGCAGACGCCGTTTCGCCGGTGGCATTCGGCGCGGTGCTGACGACACTCATTCTGTTCGTACTGATTTACACGAGCGTCTTTTCGATGGGCATCTTGTACATCAACAAGCTGATCGCGAAGGGGCCTCAGGGCGCGGCTGTCTCACCGCATGCAGATGGCAATGAATCTGCTGGAGCGCGGCCGCTTTCGGTGGCGCGAGAAGCAACGCGCAGCGCTCTTGAATCGAAGGAGTAGGGCGAATGGATGACTCACTCGCATATGCCCTGCCATTGATCTGGGCTGCCGTTCTCGCAACCGCCGTGACGCTCTACGTCGTTCTCGACGGGTTCGGATTGGGCCTCGGCATCCTCTTTCATGCGGAGCCGAGAGAAGACCGTCGTGACGTGATGATGAACACCATCGCGCCCTTCTGGGACGGCAATCAGACGTGGCTCGTCATGGGTGGCGGCGGGCTTATGGCTGCGTTCCCGAAGGCCTACGGCGTCATCATGTCGGGGCTCTACATTCCGATCATCATCATGCTGCTGGCGTTGGTTTTTCGCGGCGTGGCGTTCGAATTCCGCTGGGTCTCCAAACCGAAGCACCAGTTTTGGGATCTCGCATTTTCGTGGGGCGCTCTGGTCGCAACGTTTACTCAGGGCGTCGTGCTTGGCGGATTGCTGCAGGGTCTCGCGGTCGAGGGCAATCACTACGCTGGCGGGACGTTCGACTGGCTCACGCCGTTCTCGCTGTTCTGCGGCGCAGCCCTTGTCGCTGGCTACGGCCTGCTTGGCACCACTTGGCTCATCTATAAAACCGACGGCGATCTGCAGGACTGGGCGCGCAACACTGCGAAGGTTGCGCTGCTTTTGCTGGTCGCTGCGACGGTCGTCGTCAGTCTCTGGACGCCGTTCTCTGTTCCGCGCATCGCTGAGCGCTGGTTCGAATGGCCGAACATTCTTCTGTTTGCGCCCGTTCCGCTGCTCACGGCCTACGCCGCGTGGCGCTGCTGGAACGGGATCGAAAATATCGGGAACGACGGCGAGGCCTTCGTTTCCGCCGTTGGGATTTTTCTGCTGGGCTTCGTCGGCCTGTTGATTTCCAATGTGCCCTATCTCGTTCCCAACTCGATGACCGTCTGGGAAGCCGCGGCGGCGCCTTCGTCTCAGCTTTTCCTGCTCGTTGGAACGCTGGTGCTGCTGCCGATCATTCTCGGCTACACGGTCTTCGTGTACTGGACGTTCCGCGGCAAAGTCCGCGAGAGCGAAGGGTATCACTGACGCGCGCTCGCATTTCTGGGGATTAGCGCCATTGCGGGCGGAGCGCCTGTGTTACGACAAAGCTCCGCCATCATTCCTTCCAAAGGTTCGCTGGCGAATCGCGGGGAGATGACATTGTTCGGCTGGCGCAGGCGCAGCGAAGGCTTCGAATGGCGTGAATACGTGCGGACCACGGTGCTTGTGCGCCGTGCCGACCGTCAACGCCGGATCGAGGATGCGCGCGCGGCGGCCGTCGACAAGGTCAAACATGCGGCCGATGCTGGAGCGGAAGCGGGGCGCGCCGGCGTTTCGTTTGCTGGATCACACATTTCCCGGTTTTTTGCCTTCCTCGGCAACGTGCTGCTCGATCTCGCAGTCGCAATTTTCTACGTTTCAGGGCGCTGGTTCAAATTCATCGGCTCGGTGATCGCGGACGCATTCGGCGCTGTGTTCGCGCCGTTGACGCGCTTCCTGCGTGCCAAGGGCGAAGCGGCGGCGTCAAAATTGAAGGGCGTGGGACTGAAGACGCCGCAGTGGTCAGCGCGCATGCCCGCGATGCCTTCGATGCCCGACTTTGCGCGCCGTATCCCCTTCAATCCGCAGTATGTGGTTCTGGGGTTGGCCGCGCTCGGCCTGATTTATTTCGGCGGACCAATCCTGCGCAGCGCCGATGGACTGAACCTCGCGGATATGTCCAGCGGTGTAAGCACCGGTTCCGTGACGGTCGCGACGGAGATTTCCGGCTCGAGCTTCGCCGTCAACGGCGAGGTGCTGCGGGTCGACGGTGCGCTGGTGCGCCTCGAAGGAATTGAAGCGCCTGAGACGGGGCAGCCCTGCTACCGCGCGAACGGCAAGAAATGGGACTGCGCCAGAGCCGCGCGGATGGGCCTTTCTCGGCTCGTGCGACGCAAGGCCGTGACCTGCACGCCGTCCGGTCAGGATGCTGATGGCCGCGTTCTGGCACGATGCACCATCGGCGGCGATACCGATGTCGCGACCGAGGCCGTGCGTCACGGGTATGTGTTTGCAGTGGGATCGTTCTTCAATTCGTTGAGCGCCGAAGAGAAAGAAGCGCGCGTCGCCAAGGCGGGAATTTGGCAAGGCAACGTGCAGCGTCCGCAGGAGTGGCGCGATCAGGCGTGGGAAGACGCCAAGCAGGCAGCGCCGGATGGCTGTCCGATCAAAGGCTTTGTGCGGTCTTCGACGAAGATTTACGCGCTCCCCTGGGCACCTGAATACAACCGCGCGAGGGTTCGGACGGATCGGGGCGAACGCTGGTTCTGCAGCGAAGACGAGGCCAAGGCGGCTGGCTTCACGTCCTCAAGCCGTTCCTAGACCTGCGCCTTCTCCGGGAATGCGGGCAAAAAAAAAGCCCACGATCGGGGGAGACCATGGGCCGACTGGAGGATGTTGGCGCCTCATTGGGGGAATGGGGACAGCGCAAACGCTCCATCACGCAATATATCGATAGATTGCGGCAGAACAAGATCGCGCCGATTCTGATTCGACGTTTTTTGTCAATCTGTGACGGTTTTACTGTTTGATCGACATACAAGCCACACCGCCATAAGGCGCTGAGATATCTCTTATTTGTGCCATTGCACGACGAACGGAGTGATCTGAACCTCCGAAGAGCCGCTGGCTTTTGCGTATCCGACATCGGAAACGACGCCGCTAAAGCCCCGCCGCTCTTCGTTCCAAAGAACGAGATCGCCGCGTTGCGCCAGCATCTGACCGTCGGCCCACAGGCGGACGAGCCCATTATTTTTCCCGGCTGAGTTGAGGATGACTTCCTCCTCAATCCTCACCCAGCGGTCGCGCGGCCAAGTGTTTTTGGATTCGGACCAGCTTGCGCCTTCGCTCGTGCGGACCTCGACGCCGACGGCGCCGAGACCAAGCCAGGTGGGACGGACAATGAAGCTGTCACCCGGTAATGCGCCGTCCAGATCCGACGGGGTCAATGCCGTGTAAATGCCGGGTAACCGGCCCGCGTGCTCGAAATCGAAATCCTGCGAGAGCCGCGCGCGATAGGACAGACAGACCGATTTTGCCTCGGTGAGTTCCGGCGTTTGCCAAAGGAAGCCTGCGCCGTTGCGTCCTGGATTGTTCTCATCGTCAACCGGCTCAAGCACGATCTTCAAGCTGGCATCCTGCCCCTTGCCGTCGACGCCAACGACGACCGCATTTTCCAGCAATCCCCATTCCCGCGATCCGACGCGCGCCTGAATCTCCATCGGGGTCAGGATTTGACCGCGTTCATTGTCCAGGGCGAATTGCTTGCCTGCGGGGTAGCGTCCGCTGCACGGCTCAACGTGCTCGTGGCTGAAGAAGCCAGAGCCGATATACCCGACAACCATCAGAAGCACGGCAACCCCGGAGGCATTGAAAAGCATGCTCCCGGTCGAATTGTAACGCATGGGCTATCGCAATCCTCGGAACGACCGCGCCGGGTGGCGCGCCGACCCCCTTCGTAAGCTGCATACTACCTGCAACATCGTTTAGGCATCGTTTCCGATCCGGGATCGGGCAGGGCTCTGCGCCAATTGAGCCCGTGGCGCTAAGCGAAGCCTGCTGAACAATTTTTCCGGATTGTCGTCCGCGGCTCTTGCGATGCCCGGATTTCCGGGCCGGTGGCCTGCGTTTGTGTTGCAGATTCACACCATGATTTTATCCGAACGCTCCGCGTCCTGTGGAATCAGCTTCTCCCCGCTCCCTTTTGTGCGCATGCCCGCTAAAATGCGGCCGTCTTGGGGCACGGGCGTTAGTAACCAGAGGGGTATGTTATGTTTCGAGGACTGGTACTGGGCCTCTGTGCCGTAATGGCCATGAGCTTGATGTCCAGCGCTGAGGCGCGGCACCGCAAATGGCATCGGCACCATCACCACCATCATCAG is drawn from Hyphomicrobium methylovorum and contains these coding sequences:
- the cydB gene encoding cytochrome d ubiquinol oxidase subunit II; the protein is MDDSLAYALPLIWAAVLATAVTLYVVLDGFGLGLGILFHAEPREDRRDVMMNTIAPFWDGNQTWLVMGGGGLMAAFPKAYGVIMSGLYIPIIIMLLALVFRGVAFEFRWVSKPKHQFWDLAFSWGALVATFTQGVVLGGLLQGLAVEGNHYAGGTFDWLTPFSLFCGAALVAGYGLLGTTWLIYKTDGDLQDWARNTAKVALLLLVAATVVVSLWTPFSVPRIAERWFEWPNILLFAPVPLLTAYAAWRCWNGIENIGNDGEAFVSAVGIFLLGFVGLLISNVPYLVPNSMTVWEAAAAPSSQLFLLVGTLVLLPIILGYTVFVYWTFRGKVRESEGYH
- a CDS encoding thermonuclease family protein; translation: MTLFGWRRRSEGFEWREYVRTTVLVRRADRQRRIEDARAAAVDKVKHAADAGAEAGRAGVSFAGSHISRFFAFLGNVLLDLAVAIFYVSGRWFKFIGSVIADAFGAVFAPLTRFLRAKGEAAASKLKGVGLKTPQWSARMPAMPSMPDFARRIPFNPQYVVLGLAALGLIYFGGPILRSADGLNLADMSSGVSTGSVTVATEISGSSFAVNGEVLRVDGALVRLEGIEAPETGQPCYRANGKKWDCARAARMGLSRLVRRKAVTCTPSGQDADGRVLARCTIGGDTDVATEAVRHGYVFAVGSFFNSLSAEEKEARVAKAGIWQGNVQRPQEWRDQAWEDAKQAAPDGCPIKGFVRSSTKIYALPWAPEYNRARVRTDRGERWFCSEDEAKAAGFTSSSRS
- a CDS encoding cytochrome ubiquinol oxidase subunit I, yielding MDVDAVLLARIQFAFTITFHIIFPSLSIGLAAFIATLLVRWRMNGQEHLRRLARFWTKIFAVSFAMGVVSGIVLSYQIGTNWANFSVVAGNIVGPLMGYEVLTAFFLEATFLGIMLFGWDRVSPNLHVASAVLVAVGTSMSAFWILSANSWMQTPAGFEMRDGIAVPIDWFKVIFNPSFPYRFAHMFTAAYLTTSLVVLAVGARYIVAGRFLEEAKTMIRMGLGMVAILAPLQLVIGDAHGLNTAEHQPVKVAAMEAHWDGSKPADLILFAWPDAKAEKNHFEISIPRLASVIIKHDPDGLFKGLKDFPADERPPLLPVFFAFRVMVGIGLLMIGIGVVGAFLWWRKRLFESTWFLKPVAYAWPLGFIAIVAGWWVTETGRQPYLVYGILRTADAVSPVAFGAVLTTLILFVLIYTSVFSMGILYINKLIAKGPQGAAVSPHADGNESAGARPLSVAREATRSALESKE
- a CDS encoding polysaccharide lyase — protein: MRYNSTGSMLFNASGVAVLLMVVGYIGSGFFSHEHVEPCSGRYPAGKQFALDNERGQILTPMEIQARVGSREWGLLENAVVVGVDGKGQDASLKIVLEPVDDENNPGRNGAGFLWQTPELTEAKSVCLSYRARLSQDFDFEHAGRLPGIYTALTPSDLDGALPGDSFIVRPTWLGLGAVGVEVRTSEGASWSESKNTWPRDRWVRIEEEVILNSAGKNNGLVRLWADGQMLAQRGDLVLWNEERRGFSGVVSDVGYAKASGSSEVQITPFVVQWHK